AGCGGCAATTAGAGGAAGTCATAAGTTATCGCGTTCAAACCCACAACAGTTCTACTTACTTAGTTACTTATTCAACATAGTCGTATCCAACATTGAATTTTTGATCGACAGGAAAACTAATGTCACTAAACGAGTATGAAAGTTAGATTGGGTTGCTAAATCATCATTAAATGAATTTCGCAACATCAAATGTAAAATGGTTTCATGACGCTGTGAACTTTGCGTAAACATGTTGTTATATAGTTCATTtgatcttaagaaaaaaaaaaaaactattcacaTACTAAAAaatgctagctagctggatGTATGTTTTCCTGACCCACTTGCTGAGTAGCTGTAGATTTTGAGCCGATTGGGCTGCTTTTATCCAAGGTTACGTTAATTATTTTGACCCAACAGATTGGCTTGAAGACGCTTTGGGCGGACTGAAGAGCCAACGCTGGTTGCCATTCTTGTGTACTGAAACACTTCTGACTTTGGATGCAGGAGTTAATGTTTAAATCACAATTAATGTGGATGGCTCACCCATGGAAAAGGGTGATTGTGTCAGAAATTCCATCTGGTGTGAAAACTGTGCCAAACATGTCACGAGTGACGTGATGCCCGACTGCGAGAAGCTGTTTCTACTTAAATATCGCTGTCGTCGGGCCGACACCTTACCTCCAAAATCAACACTTTTCAGAAgacctcccccccaaaaaacgatgtttgttcaaccattaacattgcatcctcaaaaatagcaaggcattttcaaAACTTCTTATTAGTAAATAATTTGTCAAAACAACACCTAcacgtgtggactgaccaatagtatagatttttttttgtttgttttaaatatggaATTTACCTAATTAGCActtatgagattttttttgcttgtttgtttgaaatgtttatttcgaatatatcaacattattttaatacataaataaaatgacaataatcAAGAAGATAAGAAAGTCAAAGAAAACAATTGTATATTTGAAAAGGAGTgagaagaagtaaaacttatttACTCCCACCCCTTCTCCTTAAGTAAATGACATAACTTCCGTCCTCTTACATACatataatacatataaacaCACACCCATAACCTAATTTACCACATAAACAGATCCACCTTTAAATCTACTGCTTCAACCTATTTAcatattaaaacatccataaagaAAACcataaaactaaccaaaacaaagaaggaaatagcaaacaaacaagcagcaaATAAACAgccaacaaacaagcaaaccaaCAAATAGAACTAACACACCTAATAAGTGAGCCCTCCTCCCTCATCCTCATATTTCTTAAAAATCCCATGTTTATATAGTATTTTAAATTGTCTCATATTCGTACAACGCTTCAACTCCCCACTAAATCCGTTCATCAACCTTCTTGTTGTACGAAACCTAGGTTCTTTAAAAAGTCACAATGTCTCCGTAATTGTAACCATCATTGGAGTTCTTATTAAACAACTGTTGAATATTCTGTGGTAGTAAATTATATTttgctttaaacattatttgcgTTGTTTGATACTGTACCATGTCATGAAATTTAAGTAATTGAGACTTTAGAAATAATATGTTTGTATGATCCTAATACCCAGCTTTGTGAATAATCCTTAATGCTCTTTTCTGTAGGATATTTATTGAATGTAGTGAGGTTTTGTAATTATTGCCCCAAACTTCAGCAAGGTACTGCAAATAAGGAGAGACTAACGAACAATACAGTATGTGGAGGGATTTACTGTCTAACACCCTCTtcgctttatttattattgcaatatttctcGAAATTTTActctttatatatttaatatgtgGTTTCCAGCTAATTTTATCATCAATAATTACCCCCAAAAACGTGATTTTACGAACCCTCTCATTTTCTACCCCATCTACTATAATCTTCACCTGTGTATTTGTCGTACAATTtccacaatttccaaaataacattatttttgttttccctaaatttaatgataatttattgctatgaaaccatatttttaatttgttcgTTTCTTTTGTTATTTCTTCCTGTAATTGTAACATATTATCCcctgagtaaaaaaatattggtatcatcagcaaataacacAGAATGTTGTATCTTAGAAACTCAtgcatatcatttatatacaaaataaagaGTTTTGGACCTAGTACTAACCCCTGGGGGACACCacaaacaatatccaaacatgatGAGGAATAATCACCCAACTTAACAAACTGCTATCTCCTActgaaataactttttatccactcaagcaCGATTCCCCTAATACCATATCGTTctagtttatttattaatatatgaTGGGTAATTGTATCAAAAGCCTTCTTGATGTCTATAAATACTCCTGCAGAATAGAGGTTTCGGCCTGACGTCAATAAACCTTCATTAGATTCATATTTATGTTAGTAAATCAGTCTTGTAGTCAAgcgttttgctcttttttttccttttatggtTGAAATAAGCAGTCACAGTCAGTGCTCATAATGCAAATGATGTTATCCATGCCCGCCTTCATTTTAACAAGCCTTGAACATGTATTATACAGTATCTAATGACATTGCCAATATATATTTGAACAGATCATGTTGGAATGTGGTAATAAGGAGTGGTATAAATTCAAGTTACAATGTCATTTCGGATGAGATGCTCCGAGAAGGATAATAGTTAtagttattatgcatattagAGGGCATATTTTACTTTCAAAATGGTGATCTTAAAGCAGCTCTGGCCATTAAAACGACTATGATTTCCTGGATCTATTACAAATGACATGATTGTTATGCCTCTCTCACAGCTTCATTTAAGCTGCTCATGCCACTGGGTAAATCCCAGCTCACCCATCCCGCGACTGCAATTTTCCCAGCAACTTGGTAAACCTGCAGAACAAAATGatcatcattcatcatcataatTTGCATATGAATAGATTTGAATGTCCTGtttttagtagtagtagtagtagtagtagtagtagtatgttTTTATTGAGTCACCATACAAGTACACACTTTAACAATCAACAGTCAGATACTGAGGGGTGACATAAATGGCAAGTGACACTCACAAAACACTCAAATATTTCAAGcctaaattaaatatttatgtatttttttttttttacataaattcccatttaccttttttatttttatttttttttaactcaactcaactcaactcaactcaactcaagtttatttatatagcgctttcaaacagcctgagctgtcacaaagggctttacagaaacacagaaaaagataatTATAACACAAACCTAACAAATAAAACTCATTAGTCTAATAAAGccaatttatttgaaatgcacaaTGCTCAGGTTTATGCATCCGAGTTAGTATTAATAAAGTAGAGGctaattactttattttattttatttaatttattattattattattattattattattttacatttttgggatgtccacattcagtttcatccccaaaacataaaaatgtaaaaaatggggGTGGGctaaatggacataagtgtttttcaaatagcagtgtATTTATTGAGTACTGATAAACTGATTATTATGCAATTCAATTATactttacatattttaaatactctcattattatttatttcgaGTAATTACTTTATTAATACTATACATAAAACTGAGGAtgatgcatttcaaataaatatgctgtattagactaatgaatatgtatcatataAGGTTTATATGGTAgatttgtgttaaaattatctttaaaaagtaaatgtgaaattgtcatgtaaaaaaaaatcgggtattaaatatttgtgtctgtgtattTAGGCATGGCccatttttgttgtagtttctTTCTTACAAACACAACTTCTTAAGCTACCATCTTCCAAATGTAAAtatgaaaaaagaagaaaaaaaacacacaaacaaaaaaaaatcataagaaGGAAAagtgaatcacattttttttccaatttattttttttaataattcaaaTTAACATATTTAACTGCAACAACAGaagtcatttaatttaattcctTTAACCTTTGAGTACAATAAAATTTGAAACACCTTCACTTTTCCCACACACGCTCATATGACCTTTACAAATCAAAGTCTTTTTTTGACAGCTGAACATCATCAAAAATTGTCATGACAAGATCCTGTACAAGAACACATTTATTTGAGCACATTATCTCACAATGTATTTGCTGCACCATTTGCTCACTGTCAACTAGTTTTATGCTCCAAGCACAGTCTGTCAGCTCAGCTCAGTAGGTACAAGgaagcattttcttttctttttttcttgtcatacaCAAGGTCAAATTAATAAGGTCACATTATGAGGGGGAAAGGCGAGGTTATGTCTGAGTTTCTATCAGTGGCTTGTGAATTATTTAATCCTCATAGCAGGGATGTATAAGAAAAGTACAGGACTACAGCAACAAAAGAGATGCTGGTATCAACCAGTGTGTCCGTGTGTGTTATGCTTCACAGCATTGCTGATGTTGGAAAGGCACGGACATACTTTGTGCTGTATTTTTCCAATATGTATCATTATCCTGTGTGTAGGATAAAGGATAACAGAAAAGCAGCAGCCCATGAACGATGTCATCGCCTGTGCACAAGACAGGAGGAGTCACAGCATGGTAGGACACTGGGGCTAGCAAGGCGTTGGCTGGCTGAGAAAGAACTGAATTGGGAgatgaaatgcaaaaataaatatatatatagttaagcCTCTTCTCAATTAAGAGCTCAAACACTGAGTACATTTGGTGGAAGTAGATAAAGCAATAATAACATAATCCAAgcattacaaaataaattcagTAGTCCAAAAACAGTCATTTCGTTGGTAGAGTCAAATGAAAAACCAAAAGTGAGCACTGAAGTAAAGGATGAATCCCATGAGAGGTCTGCAGCAAGAAATCGGTGGACGATAGAAAAACAGAGGGAATAGAGCACTTGCCTCCAGTCTTGACGCTGAGGAGGATCAAAAGGTTTGTGCTCTGCATCTCAATGGACATTGGGCCACCAATACTGATGAGCATTCATTCACATGGCTTGTTTTGTGAGGAAACTATCAGTCACTGCATCTAAATTAATGGGTGTCATCAAACCTAACTATGTAGTTGTCTGTGATGTAAATGAAACTTGAAAATCAGATATTGAATaaaagttgaacatttttttttttttttttttacattataagtgttcaATATGAGAATAGGAATGATCTTCAATTTATGGGTTTGATTGTATGGTATATGATGATTGTGTCAAAACTCACACAAAATTGATAATTACAGTCCGTTAAGTAacaaatttatattaaaaaataaacacacccaTATTGGGATTATGTCATGAGAGGAATTCTGGATTGTTTTACATAACTTGGCATATACGGCATGACTTTATGCATTGCACTCAGTCCTTGACCTTTTCCTCTGTAACGTTGCATGCTTCAACAGCATCCCCATTGCCACTAAAATGATAAAGGGTTTGTTTATCTCAAATGGGGGCCATTAGTCTGTAATACATTTTAGATGTGAGGCAATGCTGTCTTGTATAAGGCCACTGATTGTCTTGggggtaaaaatatttttcaaagggCTACACATGAGTTGTATTAGTATACCGTAACTATATGAGATGATACTAAGTCTACAAAGTATATATTACTCTAGAAACACAGAAACAAGGAATTTATTGGCTATTTATCTGATAAGTTGACATTTCGCTTTTTACTTAAAGGAACAGTGTGTAGAattagttttgcttttttttttcaatattaatttaaaaaaaacacttattaatttcaataatgtgCAGAAAAATgttctaaatatatataataaatataataatagatTTAGTAATTTCTAATTATATAAGTCGCTCCATaccttacaggaggctgacatgttttgccgccatcttcTGCTACGGATACCCGAAGGAGAAATACTATGCAGACGTAGTAATTGGTGGTATGCCTGAAAAGTGTGGTACCGTAGTGCTTCAAAATGCACGCACTTCGAACTTAGgtcattgcattctattagttcaccactagagggCAAAACAATCTTCACACTTAAGACAAAGGCGACTAAATGTTTGACGCAGGCTCTCCAAATACAAAATCATAAACTTAAATAAACAGTGCTTGTGCTTAATCAGATTCTGCCTTAATTTGAATTAAAGCCTTTTTAAATAACACCAAACGCTATAATCATCTTGAAAAATGTGACTTAATCTCTAAATATGCAGTGAGTAGAGATTTCAGAATTAGCTTTCATtagtatgtttgtttgtcacaGACGGTCGTAAATCCTTTCATGAAACACATGACCTCAATTGGTTTTCATGTCCGTCAACCCAGAAACTACAAATTCTTCTTTCCCAGCACTGCATGCCAGTAAATatctcgttgttgttgtttttttcaattattattacatgGATAGAAACACTGCAAAGTTGACTGCAACATTCACTATTTATTGCACAGTTTTGTCATTCCTTGTAAAAGCAACAATAACCCTTTCCATTtaccaacacattttttttgaagGGCAACCTTTTTACTTGCATACACAAAGTGAATGAAGACAATGTCCTGTTAATGGGAAACCAGAACTGATACATTTGTAAACTAGCTTGTTTGATTATTCAGTGTTTTAAGTGTGCTGTTCATAACATTTGGGGATCATCCATAGTCCCTTCGTGCATTCAAATTCTCATTTAGTGCAAATTTGACTCGACAAAATGAAAGCAACAACCAACCAACGACATGATAAGGcaacaattataaatatataaaaatagtcACCAGGGAGCTCTCTTTGTTACAAAAAGGGTACAAAGGTTTTGTCTTGCACCAGTGAGATCGACATATTTTTCAGTTCCTCGACTGACCTCACTGCCTTGTATCCGAGTTGGTGGAGAACCTTTTGACACACGGCCTGAGTGTATTCTACCATGTCATAAGAGAGTTTCAAGCGCCAACTCTCCGCATTTGCCGCGGAGTCTCGTACTGTACCGAATTTGTGTTTCGCCGATGGCTCATTGCTGCCGCGAGTGTTCGCGTGTATCCAGTCTTCCACATTTTTATCCATGGGCAGCCCCAGATAGTCATAGATCTCCTTCGTCTTGTGGAGTGGGTTCTTTGCCAAATCTTCATAACGAACCAACATATATTTCCCTTTCAACCAATATGGATGGCTGAGACCAGTTGAAACCGAGCTTCGGTAGTCTTCACAGACAACAGTGAGCTGACTCAAGTCCAGATTATAGGGCTTTCGTCCTGTGGCCCTCCATATACGCCACAGCCTGTATGTATCCCTGAACGTCTCGATCCGGGATGATAGGATACCACGAGGGTCTCTGACAAGTTGGATCACTTTAATATTCAGTCTGGGGTCCTCCAACAAGGCGCGCAAGTCCCCAATCTCTGGCACACGGACAATCTTGATGGCCACATGCCGTTTCTCCCGACAGGCTTCAGTTGCCAAGGTCATGTTGAGAAGTGTACATTTCTTAACGCAGTCCCCCTCTTCCACATTAACGTCGGCGGGGCCGAAGGCGTCACATACAGGTTGCTGGCACAACGCTCGGCTCGCGCCACGGCGGAAAAGTTTGTCTGTGGTGTGGTTTGTGGGAGTTGGTTTGATGTAGCTCTCAAGGAAATACAGGTCGCAACCATACAGGCTTCTCAAGAGGTCTCGGCTAGCCCCCAGCATCACACGGCGGTCTGCAGTGTTGTGGCTGTGGGACAGGCGGGGGATCAGTGTGGTCTGGACATGATAAAGAGGCTCAAACAGGTAAAAAACCTCTTGGTGTTGGTTGAAAAGTTGCCCAACAAAGGAGGAGCCGCTACGGGTGGTGGCCAAAACCAGGATATGGGTTTTGCGGGATGCGTTCATGTAAAAGTAAGGGTAATCTTCAcagcctcctgctcctcgttcAAAGGGGGGTTCGGTCTCCTGATCCCCCAGACCGCAGTTCTGTGGGCTGGGCAATGTGCACAACTGGAAAGGCTTGGAGGTGAGCGTACGGATGGCCGTGTACTGGATGGCGATGGAGGCCAAGGCCAGCACGATCACTGCCTTCCAGGAACATTGCATGGCGGAACCACTTCATTTAGACTCGGGGATCCATGTCAGGTTCTCCCTGCAAACAATTTACAAAGGAGTAAGAAATTACACTTAGTtgttcaattacattttttttttttcagaccgacacCAGTACGAGTATTCAACTCTTGAATAGTCACGTCAGTCAGCCAAGTACTGATACGACCTGTATACTTTTGATATATACAACTCCCCACctcaaaaaataatgtaaattattAACCTGCAGCCTTTCTcacaatattgcatttttttaaattaattattttttactgattttgactcttttcacacataagaacaacatggaaAGAAAAATTGGGGTTGTCtcgt
Above is a genomic segment from Festucalex cinctus isolate MCC-2025b chromosome 4, RoL_Fcin_1.0, whole genome shotgun sequence containing:
- the chst1 gene encoding carbohydrate sulfotransferase 1, translating into MQCSWKAVIVLALASIAIQYTAIRTLTSKPFQLCTLPSPQNCGLGDQETEPPFERGAGGCEDYPYFYMNASRKTHILVLATTRSGSSFVGQLFNQHQEVFYLFEPLYHVQTTLIPRLSHSHNTADRRVMLGASRDLLRSLYGCDLYFLESYIKPTPTNHTTDKLFRRGASRALCQQPVCDAFGPADVNVEEGDCVKKCTLLNMTLATEACREKRHVAIKIVRVPEIGDLRALLEDPRLNIKVIQLVRDPRGILSSRIETFRDTYRLWRIWRATGRKPYNLDLSQLTVVCEDYRSSVSTGLSHPYWLKGKYMLVRYEDLAKNPLHKTKEIYDYLGLPMDKNVEDWIHANTRGSNEPSAKHKFGTVRDSAANAESWRLKLSYDMVEYTQAVCQKVLHQLGYKAVRSVEELKNMSISLVQDKTFVPFL